A window from Erythrolamprus reginae isolate rEryReg1 chromosome 11, rEryReg1.hap1, whole genome shotgun sequence encodes these proteins:
- the LOC139173818 gene encoding free fatty acid receptor 2-like: protein MEDKPIVLAIYIITFIIGLPCNFLACYSFLRKVRRKPVPIDILLLNLTISDLFLLFFLPFKMAEVAECFTWPLPSFICPLANFFFYSSIYISTLFLMGVSIERYLCIAYPVKHKLNRRPTYAKIASLFFWFLACFHCGCIIFIVHYHRTSSWSQMDNVTCYYKFSKEQLAIVLPFRLELFFVLFLLPFFVTVSCYVNVIRILYAMPNIKPQKKQRAMGLAVATLLNFTLAFAPYNISHVVGFVNNKSPDWRTVTFCLTSLNTVLDPVIFFFSSSTIRRTLTECWVGICKEFRNRASPCCPWCCKSCRDNTKKEEAGELSLGNIPSILAGSSTPTPFATLEPSMTLDE from the coding sequence ATGGAGGACAAACCCATAGTCCTCGCTATCTATATCATTACCTTCATCATTGGTCTCCCGTGCAACTTTCTGGCCTGCTACTCTTTCCTGAGGAAGGTGCGTCGCAAGCCGGTCCCCATAGACATCCTGTTGCTCAACTTGACCATTTCcgaccttttccttctgttcttcttGCCCTTCAAGATGGCAGAAGTGGCTGAATGTTTCACGTGGCCTCTTCCTTCGTTTATTTGCCCGTTGGCAAACTTCTTCTTCTACAGCAGCATTTACATCAGCACGCTGTTCCTCATGGGGGTCAGCATCGAGCGCTACCTATGCATCGCCTACCCCGTTAAGCACAAGTTGAACCGCAGACCGACCTACGCAAAAATCGCCAGCCTTTTCTTCTGGTTTTTGGCTTGTTTCCATTGCGGTTGCATTATCTTCATTGTCCACTATCACCGTACAAGTTCGTGGAGTCAGATGGACAACGTCACTTGCTACTATAAGTTCTCCAAAGAACAGCTTGCCATTGTCCTCCCTTTCCGCCTGGAGCTCTTCTTTGTCCTCTTCCTACTTCCTTTCTTTGTCACTGTTTCCTGCTATGTCAACGTGATCCGCATCTTGTACGCCATGCCAAACATCAAGCCCCAGAAGAAGCAAAGGGCCATGGGCTTAGCTGTGGCCACCTTGCTCAATTTCACTCTGGCCTTTGCTCCGTACAACATCTCCCACGTTGTTGGCTTTGTGAATAACAAGAGCCCAGATTGGAGAACAGTGACCTTCTGCCTGACGTCTCTCAATACAGTGTTGGACCCTgtcattttcttcttctcttcctccaccATTCGGAGGACACTTACGGAGTGTTGGGTTGGCATCTGCAAGGAATTCCGGAATCGTGCATCCCCCTGCTGTCCATGGTGCTGCAAGTCTTGTAGGGACAACACCAAAAAGGAAGAAGCTGGTGAGCTATCTCTTGGAAACATCCCCAGTATACTGGCAGGATCTAGTACCCCCACCCCTTTTGCAACCCTGGAACCATCTATGACATTAGACGAGTGA
- the LOC139174341 gene encoding G-protein coupled receptor 42-like yields the protein MAIWEVISLVVYGATILLGLPSNILALYIFYCRARVRLTPNLIYMINLCLSDLVFILFLPLKMLEKGKTDWTMPGFLCPLYNLVHFGTIYTSACFLTAVSAGRFLGAVYPLHYQAYKKPCYSCLVSVGIWCLVGFHGILLFALETSRDTNSSLFAGNSSSCYRNFSQDQLALLVPVRLELSVVLFFLPLLITAFCYAGCIRVLVGSHLHLRKKRRAVRVAVATLSVFVLCFGPYNISHVVGFVQRKDVWWRTVALLPTACNAFLDPLIFYFLSSVMDDGIVQVWRSLRNKYSSIRMKIVLAHGKAKAQQGDSGVA from the coding sequence ATGGCGATCTGGGAGGTCATTTCTTTGGTGGTCTACGGGGCAACCATCCTCTTGGGCTTGCCCTCCAACATCCTGGCCCTTTACATCTTCTATTGCCGTGCCAGGGTTCGCTTGACCCCCAACCTCATCTACATGATCAACCTTTGCCTCTCTGACTTGGTCTTCATCCTTTTCCTACCTCTTAAGATGCTGGAGAAAGGAAAGACGGACTGGACAATGCCTGGATTCTTGTGTCCTCTTTACAACCTGGTTCATTTTGGCACAATTTACACCAGCGCCTGCTTCCTGACGGCGGTGAGCGCGGGGCGGTTTTTGGGGGCCGTTTACCCCCTCCATTATCAAGCTTACAAGAAGCCTTGCTACTCCTGCCTGGTTTCCGTGGGCATCTGGTGCTTGGTGGGATTCCACGGCATCCTCCTCTTTGCTCTGGAGACCTCCAGGGACACCAACTCCAGCCTTTTCGCCGGGAACAGCTCTTCCTGCTACCGCAACTTCAGCCAAGACCAGCTGGCTCTGTTGGTCCCTGTGCGGCTGGAACTCTCCGTCGTCCTGTTCTTTCTCCCTTTGCTAATCACGGCTTTTTGTTACGCCGGGTGTATCCGTGTCTTGGTTGGGTCGCACCTCCACCTGCGGAAGAAACGCCGTGCCGTGCGGGTGGCCGTGGCCACTTTGTCGGTTTTCGTCCTCTGCTTCGGCCCTTATAACATATCCCACGTCGTAGGCTTCGTCCAACGGAAGGACGTTTGGTGGCGCACTGTAGCTCTGCTTCCGACCGCCTGCAACGCTTTCCTGGACCCCCTCATCTTCTACTTCCTCTCCTCTGTCATGGACGATGGGATTGTTCAGGTTTGGCGCTCGCTGAGAAACAAGTATAGCTCCATCCGGATGAAGATTGTCTTGGCTCATGGAAAAGCAAAGGCCCAACAGGGAGACAGTGGCGTTGCCTGA